The genomic window TGAAAATCTGCAAACAAGAGGTGGCGGTTTATGTGGATTTGGTTGTACTTCTGGAGGTATTTGTGGTTTAGGTTGTAAAGACTAGTCAATAATAGTTATAGACAGAAACGAATCAATTTCTGTCTATATTTTTTTAAAGGAGGATTGTTATGAGAGTACATTTTATAAAAAGGAAACAGACACATGTAGCTTACTTTCCAGATACATATAGATTCTTCAGTATTAATGATACTGCAGAATCGCTGATACAATCAATATGTGATGAAAAAGAGTTTGAAGAAGTTGAGGATATCCATATTTCAAAAGGAGAATATTTGAATTTTAAAGAACAGATAGAAGGATATTCAAAAAAAAATCCGAGTAAGCTAGACAGTAAACTTGAGAACCAAAGCCCTATTATCTCTGAAAAAGTTCTGTCACGCTTAGCAATAAATATTACTAATTCATGTAATTTAGAGTGTAAGTACTGCTATGCTAATGGTGGAAATTACCATTCGGATGAACATATTATGAAGGAAGAAACATTGAAAACCACATTAGATAAATTTTTTTCTTATTATGATTACATTCAAAATATTCAACTATTCGGTGGGGAGCCTTTAATGTCCATCAGAAACATGGAAATAGTTTGTGATTATGTGAAAAAAATAAACAATACACAAGACAGAAAGACGTCTATTGGTTTAGTTACCAACGGAACATTGATTAATAAAAAATTTATCGATTTAGTAAAAAAACACGACTTATTCGTTACTGTCAGTTTTGATGGTCACAGACTTGTCAACGATATCAATAGAATTTACAGTAATGGTCGAGGAACAAGCCAAGTTATCATCGATAAAGTATCATATCTAAAAAATGAAACAAATCAGCCTGGAACAATTGAAGTTACCTATAATAAAAGTCATACAGATAATAATGTAACTGTGAAGGAGTGTGTCGATACTTGTAATAAGCTATTCGGAGATATTCCAATACATCTCGTACCAGCTGGTGGCACACCAGAAGATAATTTTGTTTTGGATTCTAATACACATCTGATTGATTCTGTTGATGATATCTTTGATGAATGGGATGATGGAATGACATCATATTCATTAATAAACAGAATAGTTCAAGCTCTTGTGTCAAAGCAAGGAAACGACGGATATATTTGCGACGCAGGAATCGGTACTCTGTCAGTCGGAGCTGATGGTGGTATCTATCCTTGTTTCATGTTTACCGATAATAAAGATCATCTTCTTGGAGATATCAATGACGAAGCTCTGCTCAGTTCTAAAAAAGCTTATAACATTCTAACTAATTTAGAAAAGTTTAATAATAAAAAAAAGAATCCTAAGTGTCAAAGCTGTTTTATGAATACTATGTGTAACGGTTGTCTTGGTCTAAACGAACTAAACAGTGGGCAGATTGATAAATTATCAGAAACAGACTGTGATATGCATAAGAAAATGGCAGAACATATTATTGTCAGATTAACTGAAAACATGGAAAAAGCAAATGTTTAAAGGAACTATTTACCTAATTAAGTTTTGTTGGCAGCATGATAAACGCTATATTATCTACTTAGCTGCTATTCAAATTCTTTCTGTTTTAACTTCATTTTTATCATTGATAATTCCAAAATATATTATTGATTGGATTATTGAACCCAAAGAAATACAGGATATTTTATGGTTGATTACTACATTTCTTGTTATCAATCTAATCATGTCATTCTCCTTAAATCTATTACAACAACAAATTTTTTCAAAAAAAATTAAGTTGTTTAATATCTTTCAGATTGAAATAAACACAAAAATGATTCTTGCTGATTATGAGGAATTGGAGAGTAAAGAATTTTTAAACTTAAAAGAAAAAGCATACAAATTTATGTATTCCGATGGACAAGGATTTGGTCAATCGGTAGAAACTTTCTTTTCAACAATAGGAAATTTTCTTTATCTTCTTACGTTAATTGGTTTAGTTGCACAATTAGGCATCAGCATATTTTTACTAATAGCAAGTATCACATCGTTTATTCTAATTTTTGAAGTGCGGGCTAAGAGAAAGAACACTTATATTCAACTAGAAAAAGTAAATTTTGAACGTCGGGGGATGTACTATTCTCAAATAATGTCTGATTATTCATTTGGTAAAGATATAAGAATTGATAACCTAGGAAAATGGTTGATGGGTAAATTTAAGTATCAACTAGATGTTAATGAGAAATTTTATAAAGAGATGGGGAAAAACATTACATTTTCATCAAACCTTACTGCCTGTATGCAATTTCTGCAACAAATAATTCTATATATCATTCTAATAAACAGAATTTCAAAAAAGATATTAAGCATTGGCGATTTCTCTATGTATTTAAATGCGGTCTCCAATTTCTCTTCCACAATAAAATCGATCATGAGCAATATTATAGACTTGCAACAATACAATATATATTTTTCTGAGTTTATAAAGTTTAGCGAGCTCAAACAAGAGATGCGTATAGGTAAGATTCCATTTAAAAAAGATGAATCAACATTGGTAGTTGAATTTCAAAATGTTTCTTTCAAATACAAAAATCAAAAAGAGTATGCTTTAAAAAATATATCTTTTATAACAAAAAATATAACAAAAATCGGTTTAGTTGGTGCAAATGGTTCGGGAAAATCTACATTAATCAAACTATTAACTAAATTGTATATGCCATCTGAAGGAAAGATACTGATTAACGGTTTAGATATCCAAGAGATTTCTTATGAAACCTACTCCAAGCTGTTCAGTGTTGTCTATCAAGATTTCAAGTTATTTTCTTTTAGTGTTAAGGATAATATCTGTACCAATCATAAATATATAAAAGAAAACTTTGACAATGCAATTTCTGCAACCTCTGTAAATGACCTGATAGAAGAACTTTGTGAAAAAGAAGAAACTTATATATATAAAGATTTTTCCAATAAATCGTTCTCTCCATCTGGAGGCGAAGCTCAAAAGATTGCTTTTTCAAGGGCTTTATATAAAAATTCTGATATACTAATTCTTGATGAACCTACGGCTGCTCAAGATCCTATTTCAGAAAAAAATATACTTTCTCAAATTGAACAATTATCAAATAGTAAAATGGTCATCCATATATCTCATAAGATGTTAAATTTGAAAGCATGTGATGTCATATTAGTTCTTGAGAAAGGAATCTTAATTGAATATGGTTCACCAGAAGAGTTAAAAAACAGCCCAAAATCACTGTACAATGAATATTTAAATATTCAAAATTCTTAGGAAAGAGGTTATAAAGATGGAGAAGAGATTTGAAGTAGAAAAAGAAAAATCAAGCTTTGGTAGTGATATATTCATCATCACAGATAAGTTAACAGGAGTTCAATATCTACATTTTCGAAATGCTGCAAGCGGAGGATTAACACCTTTGCTAGACTCAAATGGCAAGCCTTTAGTTAGAAATATTCCACCTCAATAATGCCGATTTGTTTTTCAGAAAGGATAGCCGACTTTTTAAATGGAAGAGAATATAAATTAGTATTTTTTTACCTATATAAGATACCCCCAAAAAATCAAATCACTGCGGTAGTGATTTGATTTTTTGGGGGTATTCTTTCCAACTATAACATTATTTGACTCTCTCTAGTACACTATATTAGCTTATTAACAGAATAAATTCTCTTATTTGAAAATCCTATCCTTCAACGTAATATTAGGACACTATTCAATTTTTCTTGTGTCCAATTTTGGTATAATTGAACCAATTGTAACTTAGATAACTATTAATTCCTATATATAAAGAATTCACAAGAGGCTATTTTTTATGTGATACGCACTGGTTTAAAAAAATTATGCTATTTTCTGAGAAATAGTGACACACAATAAATTCAAACTACTCCAAGGCTTGTTTTCATGTGTCTCATTTACTTTTATTGATAGCAGCTCTGTAATGTCTTTTATCATCTACATCAACTAGCAGATTGAGCAGAATTACATAGGACATTCATATTGTCACGCTAACTAATACATTACAACTACTGACAACCATATTATTTTCATAGCAAAAACCTCTTGACCCTTCCTTTAGGGAAGCGGGTATACTTTTTATGTAGCATAATTGAAAGGAGCAATAGACGAATGGATCATTTAATCAAAATAAGGGATGTTTCAAGTAAATATGATGTGACAGCGCGTACCCTGCGCTATTACGAGGATATGGGGCTGTTAGACAGTATTCGAAGCGAGGAGGTTTCTTATCGTCTCTATGACGAGCAGGCAGTGAGACGTCTGGAGCAAATTCTAATTTTGCGTAAATTAAATATCAGTATCAAGGATATCCAACGTATTTTTAAGGCTTCCGGATCGGAAGTCGTACTAGAGGTATTAGGGAAAAAAGTTGATACCATCGATGACGAGGTTGCCTTGCTGCACGAATTGAAGGAAATTGTACTAGACTTTATTAAAGAAATTGAAAAGGTGAACTTTACCGACGATTCAAATATCAAGCAGCTGTATGACAAAGCCAAAGAGATCGAAACACAAGTAACAAATATCGACTACATTGGAAAACCCTCTAACGTCAGTCGCTTGATAGAAATAACGGATAAGCTGGATAAAAAAGTACCGGATGTCATGGTTGTTCGAGTACCGCCCTTCAGAGCAGTTTCTTCTGGCGAACATACTTGGGGAGAAATTTTCACCCCTGGGGGCTATATGTTCCAACTATGGCAATATTTCCATTTGTATCAGCCGATATTCTTCGATTGCCTAGATTTTGCTTTACCTAAGGGTGGAGATAGAGGCGAGATGATTTGTTCGGTGAAAGAGGGTGTGACTGATGCCGATGTCGGTTCGTTCAACATTATTGATTTCCCAGGTGGGTTATATGCGATGGCTGTCAGTATTGATGAGGATGACGAAAGTATCCAAAAAGTGCATGACAAAATTGCGAAATGGGTCGACACCACCAACTTTGTAATTGACGATAGTCGTGATTTTATGTTTAATATGCCTTTCTTGGATGAAGAGAACCAGTACAACAATGACATCGAAAGAGGCCTTGGCTACAAGCAAATGCAGCGTTATGTGCCGATCAAATTAAAAGAAGGTTTCTAGAAAGATGACCGGAAAGCCGCAGACTAAGTCGCTCTTTTGAAAACAAGCAGCCCCGATTGGATGCATGTCGTCCAATCGGGGCTTTCTCTATTTATCGAGCAACTCATTTTCTTCGAACAGGTCGAATATATTTCCAAAATCGTTCCGGATCATGATAAAAGTAAATGATTCTACCAGATGTAGGATCGAACACATAGTCCGTTCCTGAAAAGTCAAAAGCCGCCATGGCTGTTTCCATTTGTTCTTCCACGCTTCGATTTTCCTGTTCATAATCGAATGGGCCATGTTCAAAAACAATATACTCTGCTTCCGGTACATCCATCAGCAGCATCTGCTTTGGAACCGCGCCTTCATAATCAGCAGGAAGGCGTACGCCATAACTCTCAACACGTGGAATATTCCAATCACATAGCCTACCCTCCGGATCAATGATATAGGCCATCACATGTCCACTACCACTGTTGGGTTCACTTCCACCATCATCATCCAAAATTCCCTGAATACTATCCAGCAAACCACAAATCGTATCACAGTCCTGGCCTTCAATCTGACTTTGCTTTTGCCAGAAATCCCAATACCCATTACTCTCTGTGTTCTTCACGTATAAAAACTTGTGTGCAGGAATCGTTACAAAATAACTCTTGATAGCCTCTGTTGACTTTACCATGCCGATCTCTCCCAGTCCTAAAAAGTAGCGGTCGAAAGAATTGATTTTTGTTCGAAGAACGACGGGGTGAGGCTCTTTTCTATAAGCACTCGGATTCGTTCCATACATCCTTTTGAATGCTCTCGTAAAGGCTTCATGTGACGAAAATCCATAATCAAAGGCAATAGCTAAAATGCTTTTCTCGCTATCCCGAACTTCCTTTAGGGCAAATGCTAGTTTTCTGCGGCGCAGGTAATCTCGGAACTGCATCCCGGTTATCTCTTTAAATTTTCTCGTTGTATAAAACTCGGAATAACCCAGCTTGCGAGAAAGAAAGCGTAAGGTCAATGCCTCATCACTATAGTTTTGGATACAACGATCGATTTCATCAACAATCATTTGAATTTGCTTCTGCCACTCGTACATTCTTCCACCTCATTTCAACCACTCTATAGTTAGTATAAACGGCGTGCTACATCACCGCTTGATCCGACTTGCGGTTCGTTTATTTTTCTGATTACCAACTCTCATTGCTCTATACGATATATCACCTCAGCAGCAAGTTATCCATGCTACTTTCTTGTTATTGATGTATCTACTGAACAGATGAGCTCTTTTTCTCTTCTTGACATTCACGTCGCGTCAACGTTTAAACTAACACCCAAGGAGGCGTTAGGAATGAATACAATCAAGATAACAACCGTCGATACACTCTCATTTTACAACAAGTGTGTTCAAGGAAACAGCAATGAAGATGGGTATCGCTACGAATTAATGAAGCCGCTGGAAAAAATGTGGCAGTATTTGAATGCACCAATGACACCAAAAACTCCAGGCGGCTATGATGTGGTGATGGCCTCAGAAATGCTAGGCATCTGGACACCACGAAAAGATGTACGGCTCATTGAAGCCCAGATCGATCCATTGAAGCAAACAGGAATTTTCGAGGAATGCACGAATGTACTCACCACAGGGATTCAGCGTTTCAGTGAAATTGGCTATCCTATTCCTGTTGAAGAATTTACCTTAGCTATTTTGTTGGGCGATCCGGAAAACAAGATACTCATGGCTAGTGAAGGCTATAGCGGCTTTGGCGGCATTCCCGGCTACATGCTACTACTTGTCTTTCCTACTGCTTTCAACAAGACACGATTGAAATCTGCTTTGGCTCACGAGTTCAATCACAATATTCGCTTTACCTACGAGCCGTTTAATCATGGTGATGTAAGCGTAGAAGACTATTTGGTCATTGAAGGCTTGGCTGAGGTCTTTGCGGAGCAGCTTTACGGTATTGAGCAGCGAGGCCCCTGGGTTCAGGACTATGATGAGGAAGAGATGGCGTATACCATTGAAGTGATCAAGGATGGGCGTGAAGCACGTGGTTTCGATCAAGTAGCAGCATATATGTATGGCGATGAAGTCGCACGTGAACAAGGGTATTCACCTGTGGGCTTGTCGAGAAATGCCGGTTACACAATCGGCTATCATATTGTAAAAGAATACTTGAAAAACACGGGTCAAACCATTGAGCAAGCAACATTGACACCTTCTAAGACAATTGTGGAAAAATCGAGAGTTTTTGCCTAACACATTGGAAATCAGTATCTATATTTTTGTCCTGATTATCGTTAAACCTCTTCACTTTCTCCAAGTATAGATTATACTTGATATATAGTACAGAAAACTAGGGATAGGACGATGATAATCAATGAATACAGCGTATAAGGACATAGCGAACTTGTTGCAGCAGCTCTCCATTCCATTTGATATTGTTGAGCATCCGCCGGTGTTTACAACAGAGGAAGCAGACCGCTTTATCGAAGGCATTGAGGGCGCACGGACAAAATCATTGTTTCTGACTAATAAAAAGAAGACAGCCTTTTATTTATTGATCATGGATGATGCCAAACGTCTGGACATGGCTCAATTCAAAGAAATCGTCGGAGAAAGCCGAATCAAAATGGCCTCGGCAGAATCTTTGCTGGAAAAGACGAAGCTCACACCCGGCTCTGTTTCAATTTTTGGCTTACTGAACAATATAGAGAAAGACATTCATGTCTATTTTACGAAAGAGGTCTTGTCAGAAGCACGCATGAGCTTTCATCCAAACGACAACACCAAAACGTTGTTTCTTGCGACAACGGATTTGTTGAAAGTTGTTGAAACGCTTGGCTATACCTACACGATCATTGACTTGTGAGAGAGCTTTTGATAGATGAAACAACGCCCATAATCGAGCATAAAAAACACATGGAATCAAAGTCTCCATGTGTTTTTTGCATTGATTTTCTAGTGATTCTGTATTGGAATAATATATTTAAACAGCAATCGGTCTCTATTTATCGGAATAAATTCTGTGAAGCTGATTTCCAAATAAATCGTTTCTTGTAAAGGAATATTCTCTGTGACGGATAGGATTGAAAGCAGATCATCAATCGTTTCCATTGAATCAAACGAACTATTACTAATCTCTTTTGTATAGAAAACGACACTCTCTATTTCTTCACACACCTCATCCTGATAATGATAAAAAAATACGACCCATTCACCCTCTGCATTCTTCCGAATCAATACACCACCATCCTCAAAAAAATAGGGCAATGACTGGTATTCTCTGATGACGATATGAAAAGCATCTGAAAGACCCAGATTTCTCAAAAGATGGGTTTGATCGATTGTGATATTTCGACGAATTTTCTCCGTTTTTATAATTGGCCGATCCAGTAAAGGAGCCGGCTGATTGAATAGCTTCTGCTGATGCTGCAACACCTTTTCCATCTTCTCTAACTGCTCCTTCTGCTTGGCAATTTCCCCTAGCTGATCCTCGATGATTTTTGCATAGTCCCAGGTTTCTGAATTGGACACTAAATCCTTTATCTCATCTAAAGAATAATTCAATGCTTGCAGTAGTTTGATGGAAGAAACAGTATAAATTTGTCGTTTCGTATAAAAACGGTAGCCCTTTTCATTTTTCTCAGCTGGTTTCAGTATGTCATTTTTATCATAGAAGATAAGTGCTTTCCGCGATATCCCTGAAAAATCCGCAAACTCACTGATTGATAATAAATTTGCCTGCATTTTTTCTCCCCCCTTGACTGTATATTTACTATACAGACTATACTGTATTCATACTAACATGAACGGGGAGAAAGACCTATGAAAAATAAGATTATTTTTATCGATATCGATGGTACTTTAACAGACGACTTTGGCCAAATTCCAGAGAGTGCTTTTCAAGCAATCAGCGCCGCACAAAAAAGGGGACACGAAGTTTTTCTTTGCACAGGACGAGCAAGGCCAGAATACCAGCTCGTTCTAGATGACTTAATTGTCAGTGGTGTTGTGGGTGCAGGCGGCTCCTTTATTCAACTTGCAGACAAAATACTGAGTGAACGCTATTTTTCAGTCGAAGATATCCTTCATTTGACAAATTACTTAGAAAAGAAACAGCTTCACTTTTATCTAGCCAGCAATCAAACGATACTGATCAACGAAGAGCTTCGGAAAAAAATTGACGGTATAGAAGCACTCGTCTCAAAAAAAAGGAAAATATGTATCAAACCAATCGATTATACCAGTCTTATTACTGAAAAAATCAGTAAGATCAATTTTTTCAATAAAAAAATTCCCTTCGATACGCTACTTACTGATTTAGCACAGGATTATACGATTTCGCCAAGCACGATCCAAGCTTTCGGGAAAAATAGTGGAGAAATCATGCCTCCGCGTACATCAAAGCAGATAGGAATCGAATGTGTGCTGCAGCATTTAAATCGTTCCAAAGAAGATACGATAGGGATCGGCAATGGTAGTAATGATGTGCCGATGTTTGCCGGCGTGCACACAAAAATTGCTGTAAGCAGCGCGGATGAAGAGCTGATAAAATTGGCGGACCATGTGACAGCAGCACCACAGGACCACGGGATTTACAAAGCCTTTGAGTAGTATGGGCTGATTTAAGACAGCAAAAGACCGTGCCGCAGCTCCTTTTGAGAGCTGACGGCAACGGTCTTTCTTATATCTAATGGTTGTCTCTAATCAAATTCCTCGTATTCATTCGGGTCCTGATCATCGATTCGTCCATCCGGTCGATTCAATTGGTTGATTCGCTTGATTTCTTCCTGTGTCAGCTCAAAATCAAAAATCGTCAGGTTTTCCCGTTGATGAATCAGATTACGAGATTTAGGAATCGGGAGCACGCCACGTTGATAATGCCAACGCAAGATAATTTGTGCCGGCTCTTTCTCATACTTTTTAGCCAGAGTTTGGATAACCTCTTCACGTAGTGCATCGCTTCCTCTCCCTAAAGGACTCCATGCCTCCGTCAAAATACCTCGCTCCTTATTTTCCTGTACCATCCGTTCCTGTACCCAATAAGGATGAATTTCAATTTGATTAACTGCGGGTGTCACACCGGTTTCTTCAATAATCTTGTCTAAATGCTCCGGCTCAAAGTTCGATACTCCAACAGAACGAATCAAGCCCATTTTTTGCGCTGCTACTAATGCCTTCCAAGCTTCGACATACAAGCCTCGTTTCGGCAGAGGCCAGTGAATCAAATACAAATCAAAATAATCCAGTCCCATTCGACATAAGGATTCTTGAATCATCATCAGTGCATCTTCATAATGATGGTATTTTCCAGGCAGCTTCGTTGTCACAAAAAAATCTGCCCGAGGAATGCCAGAGCGACGAATGGCTTCTCCGACAATTCCTTCACTATCATAATTCGTTGAGGTATCAAGAAGGCGATAACCATCCTGAATCGCAGTCAATATCTGGTCGATCCCCTGACCCCCTCGTATTTGATAAGTCCCTAATCCAACGGCCGGTATCCGATGCCCATCAGTCAATATATAGCTTGGTACGTCCATACTACTATCTCCTTTCAGTCTCTTCTACTTAAAAGGATAGCACCTTTCCTTTGGATTGTTAAAATATATACGTTCAAAAATAATGGTTTTCTAACTCTTTTTAATGGGTTCTCAACCTATTTTTTTCTGGTCGATTTTTGCTGCATTCAAAAACCAATACTGATGATGATCCCCGACCAATGCAGAAAAGGCAACAGGTGTTTTCCCCATCTGTTCAAGCGTTTGAAGCAGATAATTACGTAATACCCATGGCTCTTCCAACGATTGAGCATTCAGCTGTTGTACTTGTCTGATCGTTTCTGCATCCGTATGAAGGTCTCTGGCGATTTGCTCAATTGAACGGCCCGTTAATGCTATATTTTGCTTAAACTCTTCAATAGTATTCTCTTGTTGCTTCACTGTTAATGTCATGATTTAACTTCCCTTCATTCGCATAGTTGTAAATACAACTATTAGATAAACACATCATACGCAGATTTTTTATTCTTGTCAATTTAAAAGTTGTATATTAAACTATTTAATAAAAAAGCAGCTACGAGGTGATATTATGAAATTTGGTATGACAGATAGTCTATTGGAACAGCTTTATTCCATCAACAACTTACAGCAAGAATATATTCAGAAGCGCTTAAAAAAAGTTGGTCTCACGACTCAGCAAGCACGAACACTAAACTATGTGGCTGCAAACTCGGGCACCATTCAAAAAAATCTAGGTATTTATCTAGGGAAGCAGGATGCGACGGTTACCAACCTCCTGAAAACATTGGAAAAGCAAGAATATATCACTAGAAAAATTCCGGATGATAACGAACGGCAAAAAAGACTTTATTTAACAGCTAAAGGTACAGCCATTGTAAAAGAAGTTCAAGCCATTTTCATTGGACTGGAAGAGAATCTGTCTCTCCTGCTTCCACCAGCAGAAAAAACGGAGCTTATGCAAAGTCTTAAAAATATCAGCCAGCAGTTTCCTGAGTAAGAGTAATAGCTCGGATAGTTGCCGGACTTCTACCATTAAGAAAGGAGCTTCACTTCATGTCCTTTGTCCATCATATTTGTATTCAAACCAACGACTATGAACAGTCAGTAGCTTTCTATCAACAAATCGGCTTCACATTAGTAGAAGAAACACCTGATTTTCATGGTCGAAGCTATAATTCTTGGCTGCAGCTACAAGATTTCTATATCGAGCTGCAAACGGGGAAAGGAACCCTGAAACAGCATGACAATAAAGAATACACAGGTATTGCCCATTTTTGCCTCTGGATGCCTGACCTTAAACAGTTCATCCAAGACAGCCAATTTTCTGAAGATGTCTTTATCAGAAAAGACGGGGTAATCATTTATCAAGTACTAGGTGGCTCTCTGTGTAAAGCTCGTGCACCTGAAGGGACAATCGTAGAGTTCCGAGAAAAGCAAGGTGTCTAATTTGTTCGGTCCCACATGAAAAAAATAGTCATCGCTAGCACATAACTACCTATAAAAAGTTTTAGAAAAAGCTTTTTATAGGTAGTTGCTATTTTTTACAGCTTCTCATTTCACTTCCCCAAAAATACGAGCCTCTATAGTTGAAAAAACTGCCTCAGTCTTCTCTAAAGCTATGCTATTTTTTAACAAGTAATAGCAGAAACAACCGACGACTATTGCAATCGTTGCGCCAACAATCACATCCGATGGGTAATGAACGCCAACAAAGATTCTTGAAAGCCCTGCTAGAATAGCCACCAGCAGATACACATACCGACTTTTTGTCTTTGTGTGAAGAAATAGCACAATCATAAAGCTGAAAATAAGCACGGTATGATCACTCGGAAAACTGTTGCCGATGTCTTTTTCGATCAACTGATGAACCTCTGGTAATGCCGCAAATGGTTGCACATGTTCATATAGTTTGCCCAACAGCTTTGCGATGACTTCTGAAATGACAAAAGTGATGATCGAAAGCAGCAACACCACACGATAAGCTGCGTCTTTTCTTTTTTGAAACCATTTAACTACTAAAAAAGCAGCCAGGAAAAATGGAAAATAGGTGGCTACGAACGTTCCAACCGCATCAAGCCAAGCAAATCGATTGGCCAAATTATTAACAGCACGGAATAATTGAACATCTATTGTATACATTTTTTTCACCTCTATATTTTTCTGTATCCCTCTGATTGTCCATAAATCAGACAACCCTATTGTTATTTTGAATAACACCCTCCTTTCTTCAGATTATCATTTTGGATACAGGCTCATTATTTCTTAGGCTTGCCACCGTCGCAAGAAACGAATCGTAGCAACGAAAAAAAGCCCTGACACTTTCCGTGTCAAAGGCTCTGTTGTACGGTTTCTATTTTTTTGTTTTGATTAACAAAATAACTTTTATTATAAAAATCATAAACAAGTACGCTGTTACATAAGGGAGAAACGCTTGAGAAAATAACAGTACCATACCTGTATGAACGCCTAATGAAACCCGATTTCCCCAATGCATCCAATGGTTCTTTTTCATTAAGTATGCGAGTAACTCCGCCAGACCGATCAACCCGATCATACTAAAAATAACCAGAAATATGATCCCTCTGGGTGTCGTCAATTCTGACGAGAAAAACAGGGAAACCATACGAATGATGTCGCCTTCTCTTTCTCCATATAAAGGGAGAAACAGACATAGGAACACTAAGAAATCCAGCAAAGCATAGCTTAGATCCAGAGTTGTCAGACGATCCGAACGATTTTCTGTCTCTGCAACAATCAACAGCTCTTCATTCGATAGCAGTTCATCAATAGACACAGCAAATAACTGAGAGATGCTTTTCAATGAATCGATATTTGGATAGCCTCTGCCGCTTTCCCACTTGGAAACAGCCGTTCTGGAAACGAACAGCCTCTCTGCCAGCTGTTCCTGTGTC from Enterococcus sp. 9E7_DIV0242 includes these protein-coding regions:
- a CDS encoding MarR family winged helix-turn-helix transcriptional regulator, whose translation is MKFGMTDSLLEQLYSINNLQQEYIQKRLKKVGLTTQQARTLNYVAANSGTIQKNLGIYLGKQDATVTNLLKTLEKQEYITRKIPDDNERQKRLYLTAKGTAIVKEVQAIFIGLEENLSLLLPPAEKTELMQSLKNISQQFPE
- a CDS encoding prolyl-tRNA synthetase associated domain-containing protein yields the protein MNTAYKDIANLLQQLSIPFDIVEHPPVFTTEEADRFIEGIEGARTKSLFLTNKKKTAFYLLIMDDAKRLDMAQFKEIVGESRIKMASAESLLEKTKLTPGSVSIFGLLNNIEKDIHVYFTKEVLSEARMSFHPNDNTKTLFLATTDLLKVVETLGYTYTIIDL
- a CDS encoding HAD family hydrolase, which encodes MKNKIIFIDIDGTLTDDFGQIPESAFQAISAAQKRGHEVFLCTGRARPEYQLVLDDLIVSGVVGAGGSFIQLADKILSERYFSVEDILHLTNYLEKKQLHFYLASNQTILINEELRKKIDGIEALVSKKRKICIKPIDYTSLITEKISKINFFNKKIPFDTLLTDLAQDYTISPSTIQAFGKNSGEIMPPRTSKQIGIECVLQHLNRSKEDTIGIGNGSNDVPMFAGVHTKIAVSSADEELIKLADHVTAAPQDHGIYKAFE
- a CDS encoding aldo/keto reductase, with protein sequence MDVPSYILTDGHRIPAVGLGTYQIRGGQGIDQILTAIQDGYRLLDTSTNYDSEGIVGEAIRRSGIPRADFFVTTKLPGKYHHYEDALMMIQESLCRMGLDYFDLYLIHWPLPKRGLYVEAWKALVAAQKMGLIRSVGVSNFEPEHLDKIIEETGVTPAVNQIEIHPYWVQERMVQENKERGILTEAWSPLGRGSDALREEVIQTLAKKYEKEPAQIILRWHYQRGVLPIPKSRNLIHQRENLTIFDFELTQEEIKRINQLNRPDGRIDDQDPNEYEEFD
- a CDS encoding undecaprenyl-diphosphatase; translated protein: MYTIDVQLFRAVNNLANRFAWLDAVGTFVATYFPFFLAAFLVVKWFQKRKDAAYRVVLLLSIITFVISEVIAKLLGKLYEHVQPFAALPEVHQLIEKDIGNSFPSDHTVLIFSFMIVLFLHTKTKSRYVYLLVAILAGLSRIFVGVHYPSDVIVGATIAIVVGCFCYYLLKNSIALEKTEAVFSTIEARIFGEVK
- a CDS encoding VOC family protein, with amino-acid sequence MSFVHHICIQTNDYEQSVAFYQQIGFTLVEETPDFHGRSYNSWLQLQDFYIELQTGKGTLKQHDNKEYTGIAHFCLWMPDLKQFIQDSQFSEDVFIRKDGVIIYQVLGGSLCKARAPEGTIVEFREKQGV
- a CDS encoding helix-turn-helix domain-containing protein, whose amino-acid sequence is MELNEKLKQLRKEKNWTQEQLAERLFVSRTAVSKWESGRGYPNIDSLKSISQLFAVSIDELLSNEELLIVAETENRSDRLTTLDLSYALLDFLVFLCLFLPLYGEREGDIIRMVSLFFSSELTTPRGIIFLVIFSMIGLIGLAELLAYLMKKNHWMHWGNRVSLGVHTGMVLLFSQAFLPYVTAYLFMIFIIKVILLIKTKK
- a CDS encoding MerR family transcriptional regulator is translated as MQANLLSISEFADFSGISRKALIFYDKNDILKPAEKNEKGYRFYTKRQIYTVSSIKLLQALNYSLDEIKDLVSNSETWDYAKIIEDQLGEIAKQKEQLEKMEKVLQHQQKLFNQPAPLLDRPIIKTEKIRRNITIDQTHLLRNLGLSDAFHIVIREYQSLPYFFEDGGVLIRKNAEGEWVVFFYHYQDEVCEEIESVVFYTKEISNSSFDSMETIDDLLSILSVTENIPLQETIYLEISFTEFIPINRDRLLFKYIIPIQNH
- a CDS encoding DUF2316 family protein, which encodes MTLTVKQQENTIEEFKQNIALTGRSIEQIARDLHTDAETIRQVQQLNAQSLEEPWVLRNYLLQTLEQMGKTPVAFSALVGDHHQYWFLNAAKIDQKKIG